The Haloplanus vescus genomic sequence CACTTTCAGGCGACGATGATCAACTTCGTCTTCTCGCTCAACCAGAGCGACGGCGGCCTCGACGACATCGAGATGACCGAGGAGGAAATCGACGAGATTCTCAACGACCTGCCCACGAATCCCGAACTCGAACTCGCCTACATCGACTGACTGCGCGGCGATGTCACCGTGTCCGGGGCGCCCTGCGCACCTCGACACGGGCACGGACTCGAAAGACGGCTTTTTTCAGGCCGAATCTCGGACGAGAGGCCATGTCTGCCGATTCGCGCCGCGCCGAGATGACCGAGGAGCAGATGTCTCAGTTCCTCGCTCGCCAGGGTCACGGCGTCCTGTCCTTCGGCGGTGACCGCCCGTATAGTCTCCCGCTCTCCTTCGGCTACGATAGCGCCGACGGCCGCTGTATCTTCCAGTTCGTCTTCGACGGACAGAGCACGAAACGCGCCCGCTCCACAGATGCCGCCCCCGTCTCGCTCGTCGCCTACGACTGGCACTCGCCCGACGACTGGCGGAGCGTCGTCGCCGCCGGCCGGCTTCGACCTATCGACGACGACTCGCCCGAGGCCATCGCCGCCGCCGATGTCTTCGCCGAACACGCCTCGGCAATCGGCCTCAGTGTGTTCTCGAAGTCGTTCGACGACCTTGACACGCAGTGGTCCGCGCTCGACATCGAGGAGCTGTCGGGCTACTGCTCGCCGTGAGGACTCGACGCCCGCGCTACGCCGATTCTCGGTACTCCGGTCCCCACTGCTCGCCACACCGCGGACAGTAACTGGGCGCGGCGGCGACGTCGTCGTAGCGCTTCTCGCACCCGCAACTGTCACACGTCAGTGTCCGCGACATCGTTCTCGATTGATGTGTCGGACGTGGGTTAGTGCTTGGGATGACAGGAGTGTCGGGTGGGCTCTCGTAAATCCACAGTAACGCCTCTCGACGTTGCGTCGTTCGGAGAGAAGGTATCCGCCCTCCCCGATTTGAACGGGGGGCAAGCCGATCTACAGTCGGCTGCTCTACCAGTCTGAGCTAAGGGCGGGCGCACATGAACGTAATCGGCAGACTGGACTTAAGGATTCTCATTCGTTCGGGCGACCGAACCCTTTCGTCGGCGCACCGCCATCGACGCGGCATGGACGAGGAGCGACAGGCCACCTTCGGGCCGGACGGCGAACTGGAGACGGAGGCGCCGGAGGCGACCGGCACCAACGATTTCGGCGAGGAGACGGGTGCCGACGAGACGGACGGCGGCTTCAACCGCTACGCTGTGGTCAGCCTGCTCCAGAAAGCGATTCGCCGCGGCGACGAGGAGGTGTCCGCGTGGTGTGCGTGGGAGCTCGCCCGCTCCGGGTTCGGCTGGAACCTCTGGGACCGACTCAACACGTTCGTCGTCGAGGACCTGCGAGCCGATGCCCAGGCCGCGTTGCTCGTCGGCCGATATGAGGAGTTGGCCGAGGACTGGGACATGGACTCCCGCCGGGGGCAGATGGCCGCGGTGCAGGCGGCGCTCGTCGTCGCCCGCGCTCGCGCGGCTCGCGAGGGCGCGAACGCGGTGAACGCCTTCCACGCCATCGCGAAGCGCCGCGCCGAGGCCCACGAGGCGGGCGAGGAGCCTGCCCATTCGTTCCCCGTCTCCGACGAGGACCTCGCCGCGGGCGGGAAATACGACGTCGCCCTCGACGGACACACGGGCGAGGGCGCGCGACTGGACCGCAGTTCACCCTTCTTTCGCGTGCACGGCGCCCGCGTGGGGCCGGAGGGTGAACCGGAGCTCAGCGCGCGCTGGAAGCGGCTGTATCTAGCCTTGGACGAGTACGACTACACCGAGGAGGAAGTCGCCCACGCCCTCGACGCCGTCGACGCCGACGACCCGTGGACCGACCCCGGCTTCGACGATTAGTCCCACAGGGCGTACATGTCGTCGCGGATGGGCTCGGTGTAGCGCTCGACACCCAGTTCGACGCCCGCGTCGCCGGATTCCACACGGCCAATCACGGCCGCGTCGATACCCTCCGCTTCGAGTGCGTTGAGGGCCGCGTCCGTCTCGGAGTCGTCGACCGTCGCCAGCAACGCGCCCGAGCCGAGGACGCGAAGCGGGTCGACGCCGACGGCCTCGCACGCCGCGCGCGTCTCCGGGCGGACGTGAATTTCGTCCCGGTCGACGCGGAGTGTGCTGTCGGACGCTATCGCCATCTCGATGAGACCCTCCAAGACGCCGCCCTCGGTGGGGTCGTGCATCGCCGTCGCCACGGGCGCGAGGACAGCGCTCTCGGGCATCACGCTGAGGTCGTCGAACGCCGCCCGCGCGCGGCCGGCGAGGTCGTCGGCGAGGTCGAGTCGGTCCCGGAAGTCGGTCGCGAGGACGCCCGTCGCCTCGATGCCCGCGCCCTTCGTGAGGAGGATGCGGTCCCCGGGCTTCGCACCGCCGCTGGAGACGTAGCGGTCGGCGACGCCGAAACAGGTGAGCGAGCAGAGCGGGCGGGCGAGGCCGGCGACGACTTCCGTGTGCCCGCCCACGATGGTCAGGCCGAGGCGCTCGGCCTCCGCGTCGAGTTGGCCGGTGATCGTGTCGAGGACCTCCGTGTCGGCGTCGGGCAGGAGGAGCGTGCTGAGGAGGAATTCGGGCCGGCCGCCGGAGGCGGCGACGTCGTTCGAACTGACGGCGACGGCGAGGTCACCGATGCGCTCCGCCGCAAGCGAGATGGGGTCGGTGCTGACGACCATCGTCTGCTCGCCGACGCGAACCGCCGCGGCGTCCTCGCCGAAGGCAGGGCCGGAGAGCAGGGCCGCGCTCTCGGCGCCGGTCCGGCCGAGGACGAACTCCGACAACACCGTCGGATCGAACTTCCCGGTCATGGCGTCGGCTACACAGCCCCTGCCCATGTGCCTTCCCGTTACCCCGACCCTACAAGCCCTCCCAGTGGGTACTGGGCGTATGCTCATGACACCCGGCCCGACGGCGCTCCCGCCGTCGGTCAGGGAGGCGATGAGTCACGAACTGCTCAACCCCGACGTGGACCCGGTCTTTGCCGACCGATACGACGCCCTCCTCGAGAAACTGGGTGTCGCCTTCGGGACTGACGACGAAATCGTCGTGCTGGGCGGCGAGGGCATCCTCGGCCTCGAAGCGGCCATCGCCTCGACCGTCTCTCCCGGCGACCACGTCGTCTGTCTCTCGAACGGGCCCTACGGCGACGGCTTCGCGGATTTCGTGGAGAGCTACGGCGGCGAGGCGACCGTGGTCGGCGCCGACTACGGCGACCCGCTCCCAATCGACGAACTGGAGCGAACGCTCGCCGACTCGACGGTCGACCTCGCGACGATGGTCCACTGCGAGACGCCGACGGGCACGCTCAACGACCTCGGCCCCGCCCTCGACCTGTTCGAGGCCCACGACGCCCTGACCGTCGTCGACGCCGTCTCGTCGCTCGGGGGGACGCCCGTGCCCACCGACCGCATCGACATCACCATCGGCGCGTCACAGAAGTGCTTCAGCGCACCGCCCGGACTCGCTATCTGTGCCGTGAGCGACGCGGCGTGGGAGCGCATCGAAGCCCGCGACCCCGACTCGCTCTACACCAACCTCCTCCCGTGGCACGAGGCCGACCAGCCCTATCCCTACACCCACCTGACGACGCTCGTGGTCGCGCTCGACCAGGCGCTCGATATACTTCTCGATGAGGGGCTCCAGTCCGTCTACGGTCGCCACCGCGAGGCCGCTGCCCGCTGTCGGGAACGCGGCGACGAACTCGGTCTCAAACTCTACCCCGACCCCGACCGGAGCTCACCGACCGTCACCGCCTTCTCGGTGCCGGGTCGGGCGAATGACCTCCAGACCCGCCTCCGCGACGAACACGACGTGACCCTCTCGACGGGGTTCGGTGACCTTGCCGACGACGTGCTACGCGTCGGTCACATGGGATACAACGCGGATACCGAACGCGTCGACCGGGCGATGGATGCCCTCGCCGACGTGCTCTAGTCGATTCCCTGTTCGGTCACGCGGATGCCCTTCTCCGAGAGGTGGCGCATCTGTCGCTGCGCGAAGTCTTCCTCTCTCGTCCCGCGGGTCGCCAGCACGTACACGGTGGCGCTTCCGGTGGGGCGCATCGTCCGTCCGGCGCGCTGGGCGCCCTGCCGGCGCGACCCACCGAGGCCCGAGGCCACGATGGCGAGTTCGGCGTTCGGGAGGTCGATTCCCTCGTCGCCGACGCGGGAGACGATGAGCGTTCGGCGCTCGCCGTCTCGGAACTCGTTGAACAGCCGGTCGCGTTCGTGATGGGGCGTCTCACCGCTGATGAAGGGCACGTTGAGCGCGTTCGAGATATCCCGCCCTTGGTCGAGCCAGTCGACGAACACCAGCGCTTTCGCCGTCGGATGCTCGGTCAGCAAGTGCCTGATTTCGTCGACCTTCGCGGGGTTCTCGGCGGCGATTCGGTGTTTCGCGCGTGGCTCCGCGCTCGCGTACGCATTCCGTTCCTCGTCGTTCGCCCACGGGAGATACCGAATCTCGACTTCGGGCTCTTGGACGTACCCCGCGTCGAAGAGTGCGTCCCAGTCGGTGCCGATGGGCGGCCCGACCAGCGTGTAGATGTCTGTCTCGCGGTCGTCCTCTCGCACCGGCGTCGCCGACAATCCGAGTCGGTGTTTACTCTGGAGGTCTGCGCTCCGGCGGTACACCTCGCTCGGGATGTGGTGCACCTCGTCGTAGACGATGAGTCCCCACTCCCGGCGGTCGAAGAGCGCGCGGTGGCGGTCCATCCCCGCCACTTGATAGGTGGCAATCGTCACGGGTTCGATGTCCTTCTGCCCACCGTGGTACTCGCCGATCTGCTCGGGGTCGAGCGTGGTGTGTTCGAGCAGTTCGGCTCGCCACTGCCCCGCGAGTTCGCGACTGGGGACGAGAATCAGCGTCTCGCCACCGACGGCGGCGAGTGCGCCGATGGCGGCGACGGTCTTGCCGCTCCCCGAGGGCCCGACGAACACGCCCGCTCGCTGGTCGAGGAAGCGGTCCACCCAGTCGCGCTGGTAGTCCCGCAGTGTCGTTTTCAGCTCGATGTCGAGGGGGTCCCCAGTCTCCAACTCCCGCTCGTCGACGACGGGGTAGCCCGCCTCGTAGAGGATGCGCTTGATGGCCGCTTCGCTCCCCTCGACGACCCAACTCTCGGTGTCCGAGATGGGCGCGTGGAGGTGTTCCTCGTCAAGTTTCTGGCGAGCGACGTTGCCCATCAGACTCTCGCTCGCCGCCTCCAGCACCGTGTAGCCGTCCTCGTGGGTGGTGAGCGTGAATTGGCGCGCGCGGGACCACTGACGCTCAATCCACTCCTCAAGATGCGGCGAGCGGCGCGGGAGAACCGACCGAAGCGTCTGGAGGAGGTCGCCCAGTTCCTCGAAGGGCGCGGCCCAGATGTCCTCTTGTCTGATGCGATAGAGATAGCCCTTGGTGCCGGAGGTGTCGACCAGATGCGCTACTTGGGAGAGTTTCGCGCGCGTGAACTGACTCGGCTGGTCAACGACGAGCTCGCGGCGTTCGGGGAAGAGGACGACGCGTTCACGGTCGGCCAGGCGGCCCCACTCCGTCGGATACCAGACGACGGGGTCGGACTCGACGTTGAGCCGTTCGACGTCGCCGTCCTTGACCAGTCGGTTGAGGGCGTCGCTCGCGGTGGCCTGTGAGCAGTCGAGACGCCGGGCTATCTGTTGGGCGGTGGCGACGGGTCGCCCTTCGTCCTGTAGCGCGTCGAGAAACGATTCCAGAGTGACGGCGTCGGCGGTGCCGTCGACGGACTCGTCAGTCATCGACGCTGATACGCCCCGGACGGAGAAACGCGTTGCGACCTAGCCGAGTAGTCCGAGGTCGTCGATGCGTTCGACGATGACGCTGACGGCTTCGGCGGCGTCCGCGGTGCGTTTCCCGCCCGTGATAACGATTTTTCCGCTCCCGAACAGCAGGATGACCACGTCCGGGTCGTCCATGCGGTAGACGAGGCCGGGGAACTGCTCGGGTTCGTACTCCACGTCCTCCAAGCCGAGGCCGATGGCGAGGGCGTTGAGATTGAGTGTGTGGCCGAGGTCCGCGCTCGAGACGATGTTCTGGACCGTGATATCCGGGTCCTCCTCGACGGGGATGTGCAGGTCGCGGAGTTTCTGGAAGATGATGCCCAGCGCCTCGTGGACGTCGTCTATACTCTTCGCGCCCGTGCACACGATCTTTCCAGAGCGGAAGATCAGCGCGGCTGCCTTCGGGTCCTGCGTCCGATAGACCAGTCCCGGGAAGTTGTCGGGGTTGAAATCCGCGCCCGGAAGGTCCTCTGCCAGCGCTTCGAGGTCGAGTTCCTGCCCGATACCGGTCGACGCCACCACGTTCTGAATCTCTATCGAATCTGCCGGGTCACTCATCGTATGCGCCCATTTGGTGTCCCCATCCTTATAAACCACCCCGGAGACCGGCTGCCGATAGATCTCCACGGCCGGAATGAGGACTATTTTGCCGAGATGTGTGGGGAGGCCACGACAGGGAACACCACGCAAATATCAAACCGTCTGCCGATTTCAGGGGAGATCA encodes the following:
- a CDS encoding pyridoxamine 5'-phosphate oxidase family protein, whose product is MSADSRRAEMTEEQMSQFLARQGHGVLSFGGDRPYSLPLSFGYDSADGRCIFQFVFDGQSTKRARSTDAAPVSLVAYDWHSPDDWRSVVAAGRLRPIDDDSPEAIAAADVFAEHASAIGLSVFSKSFDDLDTQWSALDIEELSGYCSP
- a CDS encoding AIR synthase family protein, which encodes MTGKFDPTVLSEFVLGRTGAESAALLSGPAFGEDAAAVRVGEQTMVVSTDPISLAAERIGDLAVAVSSNDVAASGGRPEFLLSTLLLPDADTEVLDTITGQLDAEAERLGLTIVGGHTEVVAGLARPLCSLTCFGVADRYVSSGGAKPGDRILLTKGAGIEATGVLATDFRDRLDLADDLAGRARAAFDDLSVMPESAVLAPVATAMHDPTEGGVLEGLIEMAIASDSTLRVDRDEIHVRPETRAACEAVGVDPLRVLGSGALLATVDDSETDAALNALEAEGIDAAVIGRVESGDAGVELGVERYTEPIRDDMYALWD
- a CDS encoding pyridoxal-phosphate-dependent aminotransferase family protein — translated: MLMTPGPTALPPSVREAMSHELLNPDVDPVFADRYDALLEKLGVAFGTDDEIVVLGGEGILGLEAAIASTVSPGDHVVCLSNGPYGDGFADFVESYGGEATVVGADYGDPLPIDELERTLADSTVDLATMVHCETPTGTLNDLGPALDLFEAHDALTVVDAVSSLGGTPVPTDRIDITIGASQKCFSAPPGLAICAVSDAAWERIEARDPDSLYTNLLPWHEADQPYPYTHLTTLVVALDQALDILLDEGLQSVYGRHREAAARCRERGDELGLKLYPDPDRSSPTVTAFSVPGRANDLQTRLRDEHDVTLSTGFGDLADDVLRVGHMGYNADTERVDRAMDALADVL
- a CDS encoding DEAD/DEAH box helicase family protein, giving the protein MTDESVDGTADAVTLESFLDALQDEGRPVATAQQIARRLDCSQATASDALNRLVKDGDVERLNVESDPVVWYPTEWGRLADRERVVLFPERRELVVDQPSQFTRAKLSQVAHLVDTSGTKGYLYRIRQEDIWAAPFEELGDLLQTLRSVLPRRSPHLEEWIERQWSRARQFTLTTHEDGYTVLEAASESLMGNVARQKLDEEHLHAPISDTESWVVEGSEAAIKRILYEAGYPVVDERELETGDPLDIELKTTLRDYQRDWVDRFLDQRAGVFVGPSGSGKTVAAIGALAAVGGETLILVPSRELAGQWRAELLEHTTLDPEQIGEYHGGQKDIEPVTIATYQVAGMDRHRALFDRREWGLIVYDEVHHIPSEVYRRSADLQSKHRLGLSATPVREDDRETDIYTLVGPPIGTDWDALFDAGYVQEPEVEIRYLPWANDEERNAYASAEPRAKHRIAAENPAKVDEIRHLLTEHPTAKALVFVDWLDQGRDISNALNVPFISGETPHHERDRLFNEFRDGERRTLIVSRVGDEGIDLPNAELAIVASGLGGSRRQGAQRAGRTMRPTGSATVYVLATRGTREEDFAQRQMRHLSEKGIRVTEQGID
- a CDS encoding TATA-box-binding protein, with amino-acid sequence MSDPADSIEIQNVVASTGIGQELDLEALAEDLPGADFNPDNFPGLVYRTQDPKAAALIFRSGKIVCTGAKSIDDVHEALGIIFQKLRDLHIPVEEDPDITVQNIVSSADLGHTLNLNALAIGLGLEDVEYEPEQFPGLVYRMDDPDVVILLFGSGKIVITGGKRTADAAEAVSVIVERIDDLGLLG